The Zeimonas sediminis genome window below encodes:
- a CDS encoding homoserine dehydrogenase, producing MTNEKFGPVRVGLLGIGTVGGGTFEVLRRNQDEIRRRAGRSILITKVADLNVERAREIVGPDVQVVADAREVVNDPDVDVVIELIGGYGIAREMVLSAIENGKHVVTANKALLAVHGSEIFLAASRKGVMVAFEAAVAGGIPIIKAVREGLTANRIEWIAGIINGTTNFILSEMRDKGLAFDVVLKEAQRLGYAEADPTFDIEGIDAAHKITILSAIAFGVPVQFDRAHVEGITALQSEDIRYAEQLGYRIKLLGITRLRAGADGEPFGIELRVHPTLIPEKRLIASVEGAMNAVWVKGDAVGHTMYYGKGAGAEPTASAVIADLVDVSRTMTVDPGNRVPHLAFQAEAMSDLPILPVAETETAYYLRLRVSDEPGVLADITRILADERISIDAVLQREPHEGEKRTDIILLTHRTIEKQVDAAIERIEALPTVLSKAIRIRREDLA from the coding sequence ATGACTAACGAAAAATTCGGTCCGGTCCGCGTGGGCCTGCTGGGCATCGGCACGGTGGGGGGCGGCACTTTCGAGGTGCTCAGGCGCAACCAGGACGAGATCCGGCGTCGGGCGGGGCGCAGCATCCTGATCACCAAGGTCGCGGACCTGAACGTGGAGCGGGCGCGGGAGATCGTGGGGCCCGACGTGCAGGTGGTCGCCGACGCGCGCGAGGTGGTGAACGATCCGGACGTCGACGTCGTGATCGAGCTGATCGGCGGCTACGGCATCGCGCGCGAGATGGTGCTGTCCGCGATCGAGAACGGCAAGCACGTGGTCACCGCGAACAAGGCGCTGCTCGCGGTGCACGGCAGCGAGATCTTCCTGGCCGCTTCGCGAAAGGGCGTCATGGTGGCCTTCGAGGCGGCGGTGGCCGGCGGCATCCCGATCATCAAGGCGGTGCGCGAAGGCCTCACCGCGAACCGGATCGAGTGGATCGCCGGGATCATCAACGGCACCACCAATTTCATCCTGTCCGAGATGCGCGACAAGGGCCTGGCCTTCGACGTCGTGCTGAAGGAGGCCCAACGGCTCGGCTACGCCGAGGCCGACCCGACCTTCGACATCGAGGGCATCGACGCCGCGCACAAGATCACGATCCTGTCGGCGATCGCCTTCGGCGTGCCGGTGCAGTTCGACCGCGCCCACGTCGAGGGGATCACCGCGCTGCAGAGCGAGGACATCCGCTACGCCGAGCAGCTCGGGTACCGGATCAAGCTGCTCGGCATCACCCGGCTGCGGGCCGGCGCCGACGGCGAGCCCTTCGGCATCGAGCTGCGGGTGCACCCCACTCTGATTCCCGAGAAGCGGCTGATCGCCAGCGTCGAGGGCGCGATGAACGCGGTGTGGGTCAAGGGCGACGCGGTCGGCCACACGATGTACTACGGCAAGGGCGCCGGCGCCGAGCCGACCGCCAGCGCGGTCATCGCCGACCTGGTCGACGTGTCCCGCACGATGACCGTCGACCCGGGCAACCGCGTGCCGCACCTGGCCTTCCAGGCAGAGGCGATGTCCGACCTGCCGATCCTGCCGGTCGCCGAGACCGAGACCGCCTACTACCTGCGGCTTCGGGTTTCCGACGAGCCTGGCGTGCTGGCCGACATCACGCGCATCCTGGCCGACGAGCGAATCTCGATCGACGCGGTCCTGCAGCGCGAGCCGCACGAGGGCGAGAAGCGCACCGACATCATCCTGCTGACCCACCGCACGATCGAGAAGCAGGTCGACGCCGCGATCGAGCGGATCGAGGCCCTGCCCACCGTGCTTTCGAAGGCGATCCGCATCCGTCGCGAGGACCTTGCCTGA
- the alaC gene encoding alanine transaminase: protein MNSRREFSRIKRLPPYVFNITAELKMAERRRGEDIIDMSMGNPDGPAPQHIIDKLVEASQRPHTHGYSVSKGIPRLRKAISDWYKRRYQVDIDPETEAIVTIGSKEGIAHLMLATLDRGDTVLVPNPSYPIHIYGAVIAGAETIPVRMTPGVDFLEELERTVRETTPKPKMMIIGFPSNPTAKCVDLSFFQRVVEIAKEHDIIVVHDLAYADIVFDDYRAPSIMEVPGARDVAVEFFTMSKSYNMAGWRIGFMVGNAELVGALARMKSYHDYGTFTPIQVAAIAALDGPQDCVEEARQKYQLRRNVLAKGLQEAGWDVEVPRASMYIWAQIPEPYRAMGSLEFAKKLLIEAKVAVSPGIGFGEFGDDHVRFALIENEHRIRQAVRGIKEMFRKDGLIKVAA, encoded by the coding sequence ATGAATTCTCGACGCGAGTTCTCGCGAATCAAGCGCCTGCCCCCCTACGTGTTCAACATCACGGCCGAGCTCAAGATGGCCGAGCGGCGCCGTGGCGAGGACATCATCGACATGAGCATGGGCAACCCCGACGGCCCGGCTCCGCAGCACATCATCGACAAGCTGGTCGAGGCCTCGCAGCGGCCGCACACGCACGGCTACTCGGTGTCGAAGGGCATCCCCCGGCTGCGCAAGGCGATCTCCGACTGGTACAAGCGCCGCTACCAGGTCGACATCGATCCCGAGACCGAGGCGATCGTCACCATCGGCTCCAAGGAGGGCATCGCCCACCTGATGCTGGCCACCCTGGACCGTGGCGACACGGTGCTGGTGCCCAACCCGAGCTACCCGATCCACATCTACGGCGCGGTGATCGCCGGCGCCGAGACCATCCCGGTGCGGATGACGCCGGGCGTGGACTTCCTCGAGGAGCTCGAGCGCACGGTGCGCGAGACCACGCCCAAGCCGAAGATGATGATCATCGGCTTCCCGAGCAATCCCACCGCGAAGTGCGTGGACCTGTCGTTCTTCCAGCGGGTGGTCGAGATCGCGAAGGAGCACGACATCATCGTCGTGCACGACCTCGCCTACGCCGACATCGTGTTCGACGACTACCGGGCGCCGTCGATCATGGAGGTGCCCGGCGCGCGCGACGTCGCGGTCGAGTTCTTCACGATGAGCAAGAGCTACAACATGGCGGGCTGGCGGATCGGCTTCATGGTCGGCAACGCCGAGCTGGTCGGCGCGCTCGCGCGCATGAAGAGCTACCACGACTACGGCACCTTCACGCCGATCCAGGTCGCTGCGATCGCCGCGCTCGACGGCCCGCAGGACTGCGTCGAGGAGGCCCGCCAGAAGTACCAGCTGCGCCGCAACGTGCTCGCCAAGGGCCTGCAGGAAGCCGGCTGGGACGTCGAGGTGCCGCGCGCGTCGATGTACATCTGGGCGCAGATTCCCGAACCCTACCGGGCGATGGGCTCGCTCGAGTTCGCCAAGAAGCTGCTGATCGAGGCCAAGGTGGCGGTGTCGCCGGGCATCGGCTTCGGCGAGTTCGGCGACGATCACGTGCGGTTCGCGCTGATCGAGAACGAACACCGGATCAGGCAGGCGGTGCGGGGAATCAAGGAGATGTTCCGCAAGGACGGGCTGATCAAGGTCGCGGCCTGA
- a CDS encoding Mth938-like domain-containing protein, which translates to MKLHADMPSPLNTVTAYGPDWIEINRRRFEGAVVVMPEGEVAAWSAQRFDALSEADFEGLLALSPELVLLGTGDRQRFPHPRLTAALAAAGIGVDVMSTHAACRTYNILMAEGRRVLAALLPGEA; encoded by the coding sequence ATGAAGCTGCACGCCGACATGCCGTCGCCGTTGAACACCGTGACCGCCTACGGGCCGGACTGGATCGAGATCAATCGCCGGCGCTTCGAGGGCGCCGTGGTGGTGATGCCCGAGGGCGAGGTCGCCGCGTGGTCCGCGCAGCGCTTCGACGCGCTGTCCGAGGCCGATTTCGAGGGCCTGCTGGCGCTGTCGCCCGAACTGGTGCTGCTCGGCACCGGCGACAGGCAGCGCTTCCCGCATCCGCGCCTGACCGCCGCGCTCGCGGCCGCAGGCATCGGCGTCGACGTGATGAGCACGCACGCGGCCTGTCGCACCTACAACATCCTGATGGCCGAGGGCCGGCGCGTGCTGGCCGCGCTGCTGCCGGGCGAGGCCTGA
- a CDS encoding peroxiredoxin encodes MEVRLSVTTGQKVPDFEAASTGGGFSMASMKGRKLVLYFYPKDNTPGCTNESIDFRDRVDAFAQAGATIVGVSRDSLKSHEGFRAKHSLPFDLISDPDEKVCELFGVMKMKNMYGRQVRGVERSTFVIAADGRLAREWRGVKVPGHADEVLECVRAL; translated from the coding sequence ATGGAGGTGCGATTGAGCGTGACCACAGGCCAGAAGGTGCCCGATTTCGAGGCGGCATCGACCGGCGGCGGGTTTTCGATGGCCTCGATGAAAGGCCGCAAGCTCGTCCTGTATTTCTACCCGAAGGACAACACCCCGGGCTGCACGAACGAGAGCATCGACTTTCGCGACCGGGTCGACGCCTTCGCCCAGGCCGGCGCCACGATCGTCGGCGTCTCGCGCGACAGCCTGAAGTCGCACGAGGGCTTTCGCGCCAAACACTCGCTCCCCTTCGACCTGATCTCCGATCCCGACGAGAAGGTCTGCGAGCTGTTCGGCGTGATGAAGATGAAGAACATGTACGGCCGGCAGGTCCGCGGCGTGGAACGCTCGACCTTCGTGATCGCCGCCGACGGCAGGCTGGCCCGCGAATGGCGCGGGGTGAAGGTGCCCGGCCACGCCGACGAAGTCCTCGAGTGCGTTCGCGCCCTCTGA
- a CDS encoding PhoH family protein, translated as MPLPKPPTRPATLIDLSTATRARAARPKAKKTEAAVEAVAPEAVAPAPVSPAAASTAEAAVVAPLKPAANARPAAPQQAPVAAAPAPAPATAPSPAPAAAPSGRRKRQSAESPRLFVLDTNVLMHDPSSLFRFAEHDVFLPMMVLEELDHHKKGMSEVSRNVRQVSRALDELIATVDGDIDDGIALSALGSKEATGRLFFQTQAVASMLPASLPMGKADNQILGVVRAMQDQHPERKVVLVSKDINMRIKARTMGLPAEDYFNDQVIEDTDLLYAGTLQLPDDFWDRHGKGVESWQQGGQTFYRITGPLVSSLLLNQFVWSDGELPLTAKVKEIAGRTAVLQTLRDYGHLKNAVWGVTARNREQNFALNLLMDPEVDFVTLLGQAGTGKTLLALAAGLVQVLESRRYTEIIMTRATVPVGEDIGYLPGTEEEKMQPWMGALEDNLEVLNQTDSGAGEWGRSTTNELIRSRVKVKAMSFMRGRTFINKFLIVDEAQNLTPKQMKTLITRAGPGTKVVCLGNIAQIDTPYLTEGSSGLTYVVDRFKGWAHAGHVTLQRGERSRLADFAADAL; from the coding sequence ATGCCGCTCCCCAAGCCGCCGACCCGGCCCGCCACGCTGATCGACCTGTCCACCGCCACCCGGGCGCGCGCCGCGCGGCCCAAGGCGAAGAAGACCGAGGCGGCCGTCGAAGCCGTCGCGCCCGAGGCGGTCGCCCCGGCGCCGGTCTCGCCGGCCGCCGCCAGCACCGCCGAAGCCGCGGTCGTCGCGCCGCTGAAGCCGGCCGCGAATGCCAGGCCCGCCGCGCCCCAGCAGGCGCCGGTCGCCGCGGCCCCGGCCCCGGCGCCCGCGACGGCGCCGTCCCCGGCGCCGGCCGCCGCCCCGAGCGGCCGCCGCAAGCGCCAGTCCGCCGAGTCGCCGCGGCTCTTCGTGCTCGACACGAACGTGCTGATGCACGACCCGAGCAGCCTGTTCCGCTTCGCCGAGCACGACGTGTTCCTGCCGATGATGGTGCTCGAGGAGCTCGACCATCACAAGAAGGGCATGTCCGAGGTGTCGCGCAACGTGCGGCAGGTCAGCCGCGCGCTCGACGAGCTGATCGCCACGGTCGACGGCGACATCGACGACGGCATCGCGCTGTCGGCGCTGGGCAGCAAGGAGGCCACCGGCCGGCTGTTCTTCCAGACGCAGGCCGTCGCCTCGATGCTGCCGGCCAGCCTGCCGATGGGCAAGGCCGACAACCAGATCCTCGGCGTGGTCCGCGCGATGCAGGACCAGCACCCCGAGCGCAAGGTCGTGCTGGTGTCCAAGGACATCAACATGCGGATAAAGGCCCGCACGATGGGCCTGCCCGCCGAGGACTACTTCAACGACCAGGTCATCGAGGACACCGACCTGCTCTACGCCGGCACGCTGCAACTGCCGGACGACTTCTGGGACCGCCACGGCAAGGGCGTCGAGTCGTGGCAGCAGGGCGGCCAGACCTTCTACCGGATCACCGGCCCGCTGGTGTCTTCGCTGCTGCTCAACCAGTTCGTGTGGTCCGACGGCGAGCTGCCGCTCACGGCCAAGGTCAAGGAGATCGCCGGCCGCACCGCGGTGCTGCAGACACTGCGCGACTACGGCCACCTGAAGAACGCGGTCTGGGGCGTCACCGCGCGCAACCGCGAGCAGAACTTCGCGCTGAACCTGCTGATGGACCCGGAGGTCGACTTCGTGACCCTGCTCGGCCAGGCCGGCACCGGCAAGACGCTGCTCGCGCTCGCCGCCGGCCTGGTCCAGGTGCTCGAGAGCCGGCGCTACACCGAGATCATCATGACCCGCGCCACCGTGCCGGTCGGCGAGGACATCGGCTACCTGCCCGGCACCGAGGAAGAGAAGATGCAGCCGTGGATGGGCGCGCTCGAGGACAACCTCGAGGTGCTCAACCAGACCGACAGCGGCGCCGGCGAGTGGGGCCGCAGCACGACCAACGAGCTGATCCGCAGCCGGGTCAAGGTGAAGGCGATGTCCTTCATGCGCGGGCGCACCTTCATCAACAAGTTCCTGATCGTCGACGAGGCGCAGAACCTGACGCCCAAGCAGATGAAGACGCTGATCACGCGGGCCGGCCCCGGCACCAAGGTCGTGTGCCTGGGCAACATCGCGCAGATCGACACGCCCTACCTGACCGAGGGATCGTCGGGCCTCACCTACGTGGTCGACCGCTTCAAGGGCTGGGCCCACGCCGGCCACGTGACGCTGCAGCGCGGCGAGCGCTCGCGGCTGGCGGATTTCGCGGCCGACGCGCTGTAG
- a CDS encoding enoyl-CoA hydratase: MSRRDSHTLTVSAEGIATLQIANGTPLNILDSRTIAGLTGALREAASDRAIRMLVLRGSGDKAFVGGADIKEMATLEPASARAFITRLHDLCEAARDFPVPTVARLSGWCLGGGMELAACCDIRVGTTASRFAMPEVRIGIPSVIHARLLPRLIGEGRTRLLLLTGSAIDGPTAERWGFLEKLVEPDALDDAIVQVAAEILECGPAGVRLQKSLLRSWEGQTIERSLEASIEAFGAAYEGSEPHEYMQRFLEKMQAKRAG; this comes from the coding sequence ATGAGCCGACGGGATTCGCATACGCTGACGGTGTCGGCCGAGGGCATCGCGACCCTGCAGATCGCCAACGGCACGCCGCTGAACATCCTCGACTCCCGCACGATCGCGGGGCTGACCGGCGCTCTGCGCGAGGCCGCCTCGGATCGGGCCATCCGCATGCTGGTGCTGCGCGGCAGCGGCGACAAGGCGTTCGTCGGCGGCGCCGACATCAAGGAGATGGCCACTCTCGAGCCGGCCTCGGCCAGGGCCTTCATCACGCGCCTTCACGATCTGTGCGAGGCCGCGCGGGACTTCCCGGTGCCCACCGTCGCGCGCCTGTCCGGGTGGTGCCTCGGGGGCGGCATGGAGCTGGCGGCCTGCTGCGACATCCGCGTCGGGACCACGGCATCGCGCTTCGCGATGCCCGAGGTCAGGATAGGGATTCCGTCGGTGATCCACGCGAGGCTGCTGCCGCGCCTGATCGGCGAAGGACGCACCCGGCTGCTGCTGCTCACCGGATCCGCGATCGACGGCCCGACGGCGGAGCGCTGGGGTTTTCTCGAGAAGCTGGTGGAACCCGACGCGCTCGACGACGCGATCGTGCAGGTCGCCGCCGAGATCCTCGAGTGCGGACCGGCGGGCGTGCGGCTTCAGAAGTCGCTGCTTCGGTCGTGGGAAGGCCAGACGATCGAGCGCTCGCTCGAAGCGAGCATCGAGGCCTTCGGGGCGGCCTACGAAGGCAGCGAGCCGCACGAGTACATGCAGCGATTCCTCGAGAAGATGCAGGCCAAGCGCGCCGGGTGA
- a CDS encoding DUF2817 domain-containing protein has translation MAFVPRPVSEALAGACFAPDYASARARFLAAAARAGARVDVFVNDLAAGPDGGSLSTDVAVLGPADAEAALLVVSGTHGPEGFVGSAAQVALLDALAGGAASPPVRIVLVHAINPFGFAHLSRTTENNVDLNRNFIDWSAGAPANPAYLALHDALCPSAWTPEALAAADSARLDWIARNGDSAFVDMTSRGQYSHPAGLNYGGSGPEWSNRTLEAVVRRHLSTARRIALIDWHTALGERGQPFFLCFNERGGPAWERACDWWGRDRVETTGGFGGAARPNYTGLLFHGVQRFAAHAELTGAVIEFGTVEMDDARLALQADRFLRFDAGAAPDALKAELRARVLEAFSPPSPDWRRSVLGHAIGIQHATLEGLAAWR, from the coding sequence ATGGCCTTCGTTCCCCGCCCGGTTTCCGAAGCGCTGGCCGGCGCCTGCTTCGCGCCCGACTACGCGAGCGCGCGGGCCCGCTTCCTTGCGGCGGCCGCGCGTGCGGGCGCGCGCGTCGACGTGTTCGTCAACGACCTTGCCGCCGGCCCCGACGGCGGCTCGCTGAGCACCGACGTCGCGGTGCTGGGTCCGGCCGACGCCGAGGCTGCGCTGCTGGTGGTCAGCGGCACGCACGGGCCGGAGGGTTTCGTCGGATCGGCGGCGCAGGTCGCGCTGCTCGACGCGCTGGCCGGCGGCGCGGCGTCGCCGCCGGTGCGAATCGTGCTGGTCCACGCGATCAACCCGTTCGGCTTCGCGCACCTGAGCCGCACCACCGAGAACAACGTCGACCTGAACCGCAACTTCATCGACTGGTCGGCGGGCGCTCCAGCGAACCCGGCCTACCTGGCGCTGCACGATGCGCTGTGCCCGTCGGCGTGGACGCCCGAGGCGCTCGCCGCGGCGGATTCGGCTCGACTCGATTGGATCGCGCGCAACGGCGACAGTGCCTTCGTCGACATGACCAGCCGCGGCCAGTACTCGCACCCCGCCGGCCTGAACTACGGCGGCAGCGGGCCCGAGTGGTCGAACCGCACGCTGGAGGCCGTCGTTCGCCGGCACCTGTCGACGGCGAGGCGGATCGCGCTGATCGACTGGCACACCGCGCTGGGCGAGCGCGGCCAGCCCTTCTTCCTGTGCTTCAACGAGCGCGGCGGTCCGGCCTGGGAGCGCGCCTGCGACTGGTGGGGGCGCGACCGGGTGGAGACCACCGGCGGCTTCGGCGGCGCGGCGCGGCCGAACTACACCGGCCTGCTGTTCCACGGCGTGCAACGCTTCGCCGCGCACGCCGAGCTCACCGGCGCGGTCATCGAGTTCGGCACGGTGGAAATGGACGATGCCCGGCTCGCGCTGCAGGCCGATCGCTTCCTGCGCTTCGATGCGGGCGCCGCGCCGGACGCATTGAAGGCCGAACTGCGGGCCAGGGTGCTCGAGGCCTTCTCGCCGCCGTCGCCCGACTGGCGGCGCAGCGTGCTCGGCCACGCGATCGGCATCCAGCACGCCACGCTCGAGGGGCTGGCTGCCTGGCGTTGA
- a CDS encoding L-2-amino-thiazoline-4-carboxylic acid hydrolase — protein sequence MSDDTQARPAAPAHPENLSMLAKRRIEAEILGHVYQVLKASHGKEVAMKTIGDAVRRSAIEQAQRFAAESKEGTSLQHFVDMSKLWQKEDALRIEVRRKTDTEYDFDVVRCRYAEMYREMGLGEIGHLLSCQRDGSFCEGYDPKLRMKRSQTIMGGASHCDFRYTYEDDGEAAAVPGRREG from the coding sequence ATGAGCGATGACACGCAAGCCCGGCCGGCAGCGCCGGCCCATCCCGAGAACCTGTCGATGCTCGCCAAGCGGCGCATCGAGGCCGAGATCCTCGGCCACGTCTACCAGGTGCTGAAGGCCAGCCACGGCAAGGAGGTCGCGATGAAGACGATCGGCGACGCGGTGCGCCGCTCGGCGATCGAGCAGGCTCAGCGCTTCGCGGCCGAGTCGAAGGAGGGCACCTCGCTGCAGCACTTCGTCGACATGAGCAAGCTCTGGCAGAAGGAAGACGCGCTGAGGATCGAGGTGCGTCGCAAGACCGACACCGAGTACGACTTCGACGTCGTCCGCTGCCGCTACGCCGAGATGTACCGCGAGATGGGGCTCGGCGAGATCGGCCACCTGCTGTCCTGCCAGCGCGACGGCAGCTTCTGCGAGGGCTACGACCCGAAGCTGAGGATGAAGCGCTCGCAGACCATCATGGGCGGCGCGAGCCACTGCGACTTCCGCTACACCTACGAAGACGACGGCGAGGCCGCGGCCGTGCCGGGACGGCGAGAGGGCTGA
- a CDS encoding ABC transporter ATP-binding protein, with protein sequence MSAAPASGLPGAAPSAPLLRVRGLDVALPPGADRAHAIRGLDLELAANEILCVVGESGSGKSMTASALMRLLPTGVRVVSGGIEFDGHDLLALSEARMREVRGAQIAMVFQEPMTALNPLRTVGDQIGEMFRIHTDLDAAAIDEKVLALLAEVRIPDPGASARAYPHELSGGQRQRAMIAMALALEPRVLIADEPTTALDVTTQAQILALIRDLQRRKGTAVLFITHDFGVVAEIADRVAVMQHGELVEQGPVRQVLESPRHPYTKQLIAAVPPLAPPPARAVGDVPALVVENLGKTYRTGGFLGRGARVTRALDDVSLALPRGATLGVVGESGSGKSTLARCIVRLLDPDAGRILIGDADLAAMSRRELRSATQRVQMVFQDPFASLNPRRRAGDLVAQGPVAHGVPRARALARARELFELVGLDPNAVDRYPHEFSGGQRQRIGLARALALEPEILVADEPVSALDVSVQAQVLQLLADLKSRLGLSMIFVTHDLRVAAQICDRVAVMQHGRVVETGPAAEVFTAPTHEYTRALIDAIPGRHWSERVAAEAALAAAATEPRAGAVVPLHPSHAEGGDR encoded by the coding sequence ATGAGCGCCGCGCCTGCATCCGGGCTGCCGGGGGCGGCGCCGAGCGCGCCGCTGCTGCGGGTCCGCGGCCTCGACGTCGCGCTGCCGCCGGGCGCCGATCGCGCCCACGCTATCCGGGGGCTCGACCTGGAGCTGGCGGCCAACGAGATCCTCTGCGTGGTCGGGGAATCCGGTTCGGGCAAGTCGATGACCGCCAGCGCGCTGATGCGGCTGTTGCCCACCGGCGTGAGGGTCGTCTCGGGCGGCATCGAGTTCGACGGGCATGACCTGCTGGCGCTGTCCGAGGCTCGGATGCGCGAGGTGCGCGGCGCGCAGATCGCGATGGTGTTCCAGGAGCCGATGACCGCGCTGAACCCCTTGCGCACAGTGGGCGACCAGATCGGCGAGATGTTCCGCATCCACACCGATCTCGACGCGGCGGCCATCGACGAGAAGGTGCTCGCGCTGCTGGCCGAGGTGCGCATTCCCGATCCCGGGGCCTCGGCGCGCGCCTATCCGCACGAGCTCTCCGGCGGCCAGCGCCAGCGCGCGATGATCGCGATGGCGCTCGCGCTCGAGCCGCGCGTGCTGATCGCCGACGAGCCGACCACCGCGCTGGACGTGACCACGCAGGCGCAGATCCTCGCGCTGATCCGCGACCTGCAGCGGCGCAAGGGCACCGCGGTGCTGTTCATCACGCACGACTTCGGCGTGGTCGCCGAGATCGCCGACCGGGTCGCGGTCATGCAGCACGGCGAGCTGGTCGAGCAGGGGCCGGTGCGGCAGGTGCTCGAGTCGCCGCGCCATCCGTACACGAAGCAGCTGATCGCGGCAGTGCCGCCACTGGCGCCGCCGCCCGCCAGGGCGGTCGGCGACGTGCCCGCGCTGGTCGTGGAGAACCTGGGCAAGACCTACCGCACAGGCGGCTTCCTCGGGCGCGGCGCGCGCGTCACCCGCGCGCTCGACGACGTCTCGCTGGCGCTGCCCAGGGGGGCGACGCTGGGCGTGGTCGGCGAGTCCGGGTCGGGCAAGTCCACGCTGGCGCGCTGCATCGTGCGCCTGCTCGACCCCGACGCGGGCCGGATCCTGATCGGCGACGCCGACCTCGCCGCGATGTCGCGACGCGAGCTGCGCTCGGCCACGCAACGGGTGCAGATGGTCTTCCAGGACCCGTTCGCGTCGCTGAACCCGCGGCGGCGCGCCGGCGACCTGGTCGCCCAGGGGCCGGTCGCCCACGGCGTGCCGCGCGCCCGGGCGCTTGCGCGCGCTCGCGAGTTGTTCGAGCTGGTCGGGCTGGACCCGAACGCGGTCGACCGCTATCCGCACGAGTTCTCCGGCGGCCAGCGCCAGCGGATCGGGCTCGCCAGGGCGCTCGCGCTGGAGCCGGAGATCCTGGTGGCCGACGAGCCGGTGTCGGCGCTCGACGTGTCGGTGCAGGCGCAGGTGCTGCAGTTGCTGGCCGACCTGAAGTCGCGGCTCGGGTTGTCGATGATCTTCGTCACCCACGACCTGCGGGTCGCCGCGCAGATCTGCGACCGGGTGGCGGTGATGCAGCACGGCAGGGTGGTCGAGACCGGCCCTGCCGCCGAGGTGTTCACCGCGCCCACCCACGAGTACACGCGCGCGCTGATCGACGCGATCCCGGGCCGCCACTGGTCCGAGCGCGTCGCCGCCGAGGCGGCGCTCGCGGCCGCCGCCACGGAGCCCCGCGCCGGGGCCGTTGTCCCTTTGCACCCCTCGCACGCCGAAGGAGGCGATCGATGA
- a CDS encoding ABC transporter permease yields MEFLRLYVRNPGAVIGLVLLALVMAMAASADVLYPRDPLSLAGRPLQWPFATDRFLLGTDASGRDIAAQIFHGARISLLIGFVATLVAIALGIVVGAVAGYYGGWVDNALMRITEAFQTVPNFLLLLVLVAVFGSGLTTVMLAIGLVSWPAPARLTRAEFLSLRNREFVQACRTIGLRDGAIIFREILPNAMPPLIVYASVVMALAILMESALAFLNLSDPNVASWGNLIGHGRGVLRTQWYVSAIPGVAILLTVLAVSLVGQGLNDALNPRLRSR; encoded by the coding sequence ATGGAGTTCCTTCGCCTGTACGTTCGCAATCCCGGCGCGGTGATCGGGCTGGTGCTGCTGGCGCTGGTAATGGCGATGGCCGCCAGCGCGGACGTGCTGTATCCGCGCGATCCGCTGAGCCTGGCCGGCCGCCCGCTGCAATGGCCGTTCGCGACCGATCGTTTCCTGCTCGGCACCGACGCGTCGGGCCGCGACATCGCCGCGCAGATCTTCCACGGCGCGCGGATCTCCCTGCTGATCGGTTTCGTGGCCACGCTGGTCGCGATCGCGCTGGGAATCGTGGTCGGCGCGGTGGCGGGCTATTACGGCGGCTGGGTCGACAACGCGCTGATGCGGATCACCGAAGCCTTCCAGACCGTGCCGAACTTCCTGCTGCTGCTGGTGCTGGTGGCGGTGTTCGGCTCGGGCCTCACCACGGTGATGCTCGCGATCGGCCTGGTGTCCTGGCCGGCGCCGGCGCGGCTGACCCGCGCCGAGTTCCTGTCGCTGCGCAACCGCGAGTTCGTGCAGGCCTGCCGGACGATCGGACTGCGCGACGGCGCGATCATCTTTCGCGAGATCCTGCCCAACGCGATGCCGCCGCTGATCGTCTACGCCAGCGTGGTCATGGCGCTGGCCATCCTGATGGAGAGCGCGCTCGCCTTCCTGAACCTGTCGGACCCGAACGTGGCCTCGTGGGGCAACCTGATCGGCCACGGCCGCGGCGTGCTGCGCACCCAGTGGTACGTGTCGGCGATTCCCGGCGTGGCGATCCTGCTCACCGTGCTGGCGGTGTCGCTGGTCGGCCAGGGCCTGAACGACGCGCTGAACCCGCGCCTGAGGTCGCGATGA